A stretch of DNA from Thalassospiraceae bacterium LMO-SO8:
ACGCCAAGCCGCCGCCGACGCCGACATTCAGGCGGCGCTCGACCGCGCCCAGGCCTGTCAGGCCGGCTGGCGCGACACGCCGGTCGCCGAGCGGGCGGCGCTGTGCACGGCCATGGTCGATGCCTTTATCAAGGAGCCCGAGGCGGTGGCCGAGGAACTGGCCCGCCAGATGGGCCGCCCGGTGCGCTACGGGGCCGGCGAGGTGAAGGGGTTCGAGGAACGCGCCCGGCACATGATCGCCATCGCGGAAGACGCCCTGGCCGACCGGCCCGCCCCGGAGAAGCCGGGTTTCACCCGTTTCATCCGCCGCATGCCCTTGGGCGTGGTGCTGGTCGTGGCCCCCTGGAACTATCCCTACCTCACGGCGGTCAACGCCATCGTGCCGGCGATCATGGCCGGCAACGCGGTGGTCCTGAAACACGCGACGCAGACGCCGCTCTGTGGTGAGCGCATCGCCCGCGCGTTCCAGGCCGCGGGGGCGCCCGACGGCCTGTTCCAGGTCCTGCACCTGACCCACGACCAGACGGCCCGCGTGGTGGCGTCCCCCGACATCGATTTCGTCGCCTTCACGGGATCCGTCCCCGGCGGGGCCGCCATGGAGAAGGCGGCGGCGGGCCGCTTCATCGGCCTGGGCTTGGAGCTGGGCGGCAAGGACCCGGCCTACGTCCGGGCCGACGCCAACCTGCCGCACGCCATCGAGAACGTGACCGACGGGGCCTTCTTCAATTCCGGGCAAAGCTGCTGCGGGATCGAGCGGGTTTATGTTCACGAACGCGTCTACGACGATTTCGTGTCCGGCATGGTCGATCTCGCCAAGGGATACGTCCTGGGCGATCCGCTGGACCCGGCCACCACCCTGGGCCCCATGGTGCGGCCCCGGGCGGCGGACTTCGTGCGCGGCCAGATCGCGGCAGCGGTCCAGGCCGGGGCCCAGGCCCTGATCGACCCCGCGGCGTTCCCCCGCGACGCCGCCGGCAGCGCCTACATGGCGCCGCAGGTGCTGGTCGGCGTCGACCATGCCATGCGGGTGATGACGGAGGAATCCTTCGGCCCCGTGGTCGGCGTGATGAAGGTCAAATCCGACGACGAGGCCGTGGCCCTGATGAACGACAGCGACTTCGGCCTGACCGCCAGCATCTGGACGGCGGACACCGACGCGGCCCTGGCGCTGGGTGCCCGCGTCGAGACGGGCACCCTGTTCATGAACCGGGCCGACTACCTGGACCCGGCCCTCGCCTGGACCGGGGTCAAGAATTCGGGCCGGGGCTGCACTCTGTCGCCGCTGGGTTATGATCACCTGACCCGGCCCATGTCCTTCCACCTTCGCACGCAGGTCTGACCGCCATGACGAACATGCCGCTTAAAGGAAACTGGAACTATCCGACGTCCATCCGCTTCGGCGCCGGCAGGATCGCGGAACTGGGCGAGGCCTGCAAACAGGCGGGCATGGCCAATCCGCTGCTGGTCACCGACCCGGGCCTGGCGGCCCTGCCCATGGTGGCCGACGCCGTGCGGGCGGTCGAGGGGGCGGGGCTTGCCGTTCAGGTATTCTCCGCCATCAAGGGCAACCCGACCCTGGAAAACGTCGAGGCCGGGGTGGCGGCGTTCAAGGCCGGCAAGCACGACGGCGTCATCGCTTTCGGCGGCGGCAGCGCGCTCGACGCCGGGAAGGCCATCGCCTTCCAGGCCGGGCAGACGCGGCCCTTGTGGGATTTCGAGGACGTGGGCGACAACTGGACCCGCGCCGACCCGGCCGGGATCGCCCCCAACGTCTGCGTCGCCACGACGTCGGGCACGGGGTCGGACGTGGGCCGCGCCTCGGTCATCACCGACAGTGCGCGCCACGTGAAGAAGGTGATCTTCCACCCTAAGATGATGCCGAGCGTCACCATCGCCGACCCGGCCCTGACGGTCGGCCTGCCGGCGCATGTCACGGCGGCGGTGGGCATGGACGCGCTGTCGCACAATCTGGAGGCCTATCTGGCGCCGTTCTATCACCCGTTCGCGAAAGGGGTGGCGCTGGAGGGCATGCGGCTGGTCAAGGACTGGCTGCCGACGGCGGTGACGGACGGCAAGAACATCGAGGCGCGGTCCCACATGATGGCGGCGGCCATGGCGGGGGCGACGGCGTTCCAGCGCGGGCTCGGCGGCATTCATGCGCTCGCCCATCCCCTGGGCGCGCTTTACGACGCGCACCACGGGCTCCTGAACGCGGTGCTCATGCCCTATGTGGTCAACGCCAACAAGGGCGCGGTGGACCGGGACCTTACGGACCTCGCCCGCGCGCTGGACCTCGCCGATTATTCGCCCGCCGGGGTGATCCAGTGGATTCTCGACCTGCGCAAGGAAGTCGGCATTCCGCACACGCTGGCCGAGATGAACATTCCCGGCGACGATGCCGACAAGATCGGCGCCATGGCGGTCGAGGATCCGACGGCGGGCGGCAATCCCATCCAATTCTCGGCGGCGCAGTACGCCGCATTGTTCCTGGACGCCCATGGGGGCCGTCTGGAATTCTAGGGACCAGCGATATTCATTAAAGGCAGGGGGACAGGCAGATGAAACCGGGACAGGTCAAGACGGCGGCGGACGCCAGAAAGATCATCGCCGAGCGCAAATGCGATTACGTGAAGGTCGGCGTGGTCGACATGGACGGCATCATGCGCGGCAAGTACATGAAGGCCGACAAGTTCCTCTCCTCCCTCGACAAGGGTTTCGGCTTCTGCGACGTGGTGCTGGGCTGGGATTCCAAGGACCAGCTTTACGACAACGTCTCCGTCACCGGCTGGCACACGGGCTATCCCGACGCCCCCGTGCGCATCATCCCGGAAAGCTGCCGCGAGATCGCTTGGGAGGACGACATGCTGTTCTTCCTCGGCGAATTCGACGGCAAGTACGAAGAGGTCTGCCCCCGCGCCGTGCTGCGCCGGACGCTGGCCAAGGCCGACAAGATGGGCTTCAAGGTGCTGGCCGGGCTCGAATACGAATTCTTCATGTTCGAGGAAACGCCCGAAACCGTGCGCGAAAAGAACTACCGCGACCTGAAGCCGATCCAGCCGGGCTTCTTCGGCTATTCCATGCTGCGCTCCACGACCGAAAGCGATCTTTACCGCGACATCCTCGACGGCTGCCTGAAGATGGACATGGCGCTCGAGGGCCTGCACGAGGAAACGGGGCCGGGCGTGCTCGAAGCCGCGATCCAGGTCGACGGCGCCCTGTCCGCCGCCGACAAGGCCGTGCTGTTCAAGACCTTCGCCAAGATCATGGCGCAGAAGCGGGGCCTGATGGCGACCTTCATGGCGCGCTGGTCGCCGGACTGGCCGGGCCAGTCGGGCCATATCCACATGTCGCTGACCAACAAGGCCGGCAAGCCGATTTTCCTGGACAAGAAAAAGCCCCATGGCATGAGCGACGTCATGCGCCACTTCGTCGGCGGGCAGCAGAAATTGTTGCCCGAATTCCTTTCCATGATCGCCGGCACGGTCAACAGCTACACCCGCCTGGTGCCGGGCTTCTGGGCGCCGACGGATTCGACCTGGGGCGTCGACAACCGGACCTGCGCGATCCGCATCATCCCCGGCTCGGAAAAATCGCAGCGCGTGGAATTCCGCATCGCCGCCGCCGACGCCAACCCCTACCTCGCACTCGCCGCCGCCGTGGGGGCGGGGCTGTGGGGCATCGAGAATAGGATCGAGCCCGACAAGGCGGTCGAGGGCAACGCCTACGACAAGACGTTTCCCAAACGCCTCAACCTGCCGCGCACCCTGATGGACGCGGCCGGGATGCTCAAGGCGTCGAAGCCCGCGCGGGCCCTGTTCGGCGACGCCTTCGTCGACCACTACGCCGCGACCCGCGAATGGGAAGAACGCCAATTCCGCCGCGCCATCACCGACTGGGAGATGGAGCGGTATTTTGAGATTATTTAGGGCGAAACCGGAGGCCCGGGGGCGCGTGAGCGGTTTTGCGGGAATGCTGGTTTCTGCGAATCTACTTTGAAGAAAACTTCCGAAAGCTTGAGCACTAGTGACGTCATGACAGGAAAAGCAAAAATTCAAGAGGGTCTGGGGAGCGTTCGCTTCCTGTTGGTGTGGTCTAGCTTGAGTCCAGTTTTCCTTCTTTGGGCAATTAGGGGGGTCGAGAAGGTTCCGGATATAATCTGGATTCCAGCGTGTGTGATGCTCTTTCTTTTACCTACGATTTTGCTCTGGATGTTTTTTCGGCGCGCTAAACGGCAAGAAAACTATAAAACGATCACTATTCACTCATCGAAAGATCAGAGAGAACATCTGCTGACCTATCTGTTTGCCATGCTGATTCCGCTCTTCGATGCGAACCTTGGGGGATATCGAGACCTAGTAGCAATTTTTGTTGCCCTTCTTTTTGTGCTGTTTTTGTTCTGGCATATGCGGCTTCATTATATGAATTTGTTTTTCGCCATGTACGGATATAGAATTTTTACAGTAGAAGCTGTTTCAGGGACTAATCTGGCAGATGGTGACAATCCGCGTTTTGCTACTTATGCTATCTTATCGAAGAGGCATAATTTAGACGCAGGGAAGCCGCTTAAAGGCTGGCGTCTCGGCGGGAATGTTCTTGTGGATCAAGCCACTGATGATTGAAGATGAATTCAACTTCCAAGATATCCAGGGTGTGAATTTCGCCGTGGCACTGCGTGACAATGGCAACCGATATTTCGTGCCGACAGATGGCCCTATCAAGAATGCTCTGAAGGACGTGCTTGGCGCCACGGTAGCTGCGTTCGAACAACTCGACGGAGACTGGGAACTGCACGATATTTCCGAGGATTATGGGGAACGGCGACCTGTCTACGCGCCGCGTGATACTGACTATTTGGCGGATTTATCTGCAATTTTCGACTCAGGTGATCTGGATGATCTCGCAAATGCTCACCAGCACGTGCCTGATATCGACTATTACTTTGGTGTCTTCCACGATAGTCAAGATCGAAAGGCCGTGGGCATCAAGAAGGGGACACAGCTAAAAGGGACGCTTGGGGCGCGGAATAAACTGATGCGCCTTTCGGACGACACCTTGCAAATGATTGAGGACGATGTTCTCAAACTGGATCGTGAGTTCGATGCCATCATCACGGAGCAGCATGTCTTTATGCTGAAAGTACGGTCAGTCGAGTATTTAGCAAATATTGTAGAGCGTGTAGCCGGCGCTGCGGCGCAAAAGGTTCAACAGATTCACAATGCTGTCGTTTTCCTGGATTTCACACGGATTCAGGCGGATATCGCCAATCACCCGAAAATGGCAAGATTGGCGGCCTCAATTGCCGCTCGAAATGATCTGGCGCTAATTCGCCGGGACCGGGTTGAGGAATTGGCAGCACATCATGGTCTCGTTCTCAAAGAAGTTGAAGGGCGACTGCAATGCCGACGGCAGGATGAAGCCAAGCTCTTGGAGATTTTGGATGCTCGTCGGTATCAACTAGACCTGACAGCGACAGGGCCGGTGCCATATCGTGCTACGGGCCGTCAAAGAGTGACGGCGTAGGCACATTATTCGTCCATGACTTCATTGATAGTCGAGATGGGGGCATGACGGCTCTTAGGCTGAGATCGGTTGCGACATTTTGGATCTCGACGGCGTCCTGCGAAAGCGCACTAGCCCACACCTAATCCCGCTCCGTCACCGCCAGTTCCCAGAACGCCCGCACCACCCGTGTCTCGGCCCGGTTTTCCAGGCAGACCATGTATTCGTGCATGGGCAGTTTGCAGTCCTTGAGCTCGATCATCACCAGGCGCGAGTCGAAGCCGAATTCGGGTTTGGAGACGAAGCCGATGCCGTTGCCGGTGGCGACGGCCTCGCGGATGCTTTCGCGGCCCTCGACCTCCATCACCGTGCCCATCTGTAGCTCCAACCTTGCGAATTCCTGTTCGACCAGCCGGCGGGTGGTCGAGCCCCGTTCGCGCAGCACCAGGGGTTCCCCGGCCAGTTCCTTGAATTTGACCGCGCCGCGCCCGGCCCAGGGATGGTCGCGGTTGATGACGGCGACCAGCGGGTCGTCGCGCAGGCTCAAGACCTTGAGCCTGGCGTCGTCGGGCACGTGGGAGAACACGCCGACGTCGGCGTCGAAATCGTAAAGTTGATTGAGGATGTCTTCCGAGTTGCCGATCTTCAGGTTCACGGTCACGCCCGGATAGCGGTTGCGGAAGGCGCGCACGATGCGCAGCACGTGGAAGGGTGCATCGGCCGAGAGGGTGAGGGAGCCGACCAGAAGGTTCTGCGATTCCTTGAGGTATTCCAGCGCCTCGCCCTCGCATTCGAACATCCGGTTGGTGATGGCGAGCAGGTGCCGCCCGGCGTCGGTCAGGGCGACCGAGCGCGAGGTGCGGTTGAACAGCAGGATGTCGAAATCCTTTTCCAGCTTGCGCACCTGGTCGGACAGGGTCGGCTGGGTCAGATGCAGGTGTTCGGCGGCCTTGGAAAAACCGCCTTGCGTCGCGACCGCATGGAACGCGCGCAGTTGCGAATAGTACATAGATGAAACCTATACGATCTATATAAACTGACGATTTGACTTATATTTCCCCGATGCGATTGAGTCTACATGAACCCCGCGCAACGGCGAATTCGCCGGGGTTCGGGGCCGGCGTCGACGAGGGCACGGGCTCCGGGGGGATTTGGTGCAGTGCCGAACAAATCCTGTCACGTCACCGCAGAAATGGTTAAAACTGTCACATGCCGGTAACAGTCCGTTCTGATAATCCGGCGATCAAACAGGGAGTATCACAATGAAATCAACATGGTTCCGCGGCCTCGGTTTGGGGCTGGCGACGGTGGCCACGGCCGCCATTCTGGGCGCAGCACCCGCCAAGGCGAAAACCGACCTTCTGGTCTACACCGCGGTCGAGGCGGACGAACTGAAGAAGTTCAAGACCGCCTTCGAGAAGGACAATCCGGACGTCAACATCAAGTGGGTCCGCGATTCCACGGGCATCATCACCTCCAAGCTGCTGGCCGAGAAAGAAAACCCCAAGGCCGACATCGTCTGGGGCGTGGCGGCGACCAGCCTGCTGCTGCTGGCCGATTACGACTACTTCCAGGGCTATGCGCCGAAGGGTTTGGATAAGCTGTCGAAGAAGTATTACGACACCACCAACACCCCGCCGCTGTGGGTCGGGCAGCGCGCCTGGATCGCGTCGGTCTGCTTCAACACGGTCGAGGGCGCCAAGCACAAGCTGCC
This window harbors:
- a CDS encoding aldehyde dehydrogenase family protein, whose translation is MTETLTCISPIDGSVYAERQAAADADIQAALDRAQACQAGWRDTPVAERAALCTAMVDAFIKEPEAVAEELARQMGRPVRYGAGEVKGFEERARHMIAIAEDALADRPAPEKPGFTRFIRRMPLGVVLVVAPWNYPYLTAVNAIVPAIMAGNAVVLKHATQTPLCGERIARAFQAAGAPDGLFQVLHLTHDQTARVVASPDIDFVAFTGSVPGGAAMEKAAAGRFIGLGLELGGKDPAYVRADANLPHAIENVTDGAFFNSGQSCCGIERVYVHERVYDDFVSGMVDLAKGYVLGDPLDPATTLGPMVRPRAADFVRGQIAAAVQAGAQALIDPAAFPRDAAGSAYMAPQVLVGVDHAMRVMTEESFGPVVGVMKVKSDDEAVALMNDSDFGLTASIWTADTDAALALGARVETGTLFMNRADYLDPALAWTGVKNSGRGCTLSPLGYDHLTRPMSFHLRTQV
- a CDS encoding iron-containing alcohol dehydrogenase, with translation MTNMPLKGNWNYPTSIRFGAGRIAELGEACKQAGMANPLLVTDPGLAALPMVADAVRAVEGAGLAVQVFSAIKGNPTLENVEAGVAAFKAGKHDGVIAFGGGSALDAGKAIAFQAGQTRPLWDFEDVGDNWTRADPAGIAPNVCVATTSGTGSDVGRASVITDSARHVKKVIFHPKMMPSVTIADPALTVGLPAHVTAAVGMDALSHNLEAYLAPFYHPFAKGVALEGMRLVKDWLPTAVTDGKNIEARSHMMAAAMAGATAFQRGLGGIHALAHPLGALYDAHHGLLNAVLMPYVVNANKGAVDRDLTDLARALDLADYSPAGVIQWILDLRKEVGIPHTLAEMNIPGDDADKIGAMAVEDPTAGGNPIQFSAAQYAALFLDAHGGRLEF
- a CDS encoding glutamine synthetase; the protein is MKPGQVKTAADARKIIAERKCDYVKVGVVDMDGIMRGKYMKADKFLSSLDKGFGFCDVVLGWDSKDQLYDNVSVTGWHTGYPDAPVRIIPESCREIAWEDDMLFFLGEFDGKYEEVCPRAVLRRTLAKADKMGFKVLAGLEYEFFMFEETPETVREKNYRDLKPIQPGFFGYSMLRSTTESDLYRDILDGCLKMDMALEGLHEETGPGVLEAAIQVDGALSAADKAVLFKTFAKIMAQKRGLMATFMARWSPDWPGQSGHIHMSLTNKAGKPIFLDKKKPHGMSDVMRHFVGGQQKLLPEFLSMIAGTVNSYTRLVPGFWAPTDSTWGVDNRTCAIRIIPGSEKSQRVEFRIAAADANPYLALAAAVGAGLWGIENRIEPDKAVEGNAYDKTFPKRLNLPRTLMDAAGMLKASKPARALFGDAFVDHYAATREWEERQFRRAITDWEMERYFEII
- a CDS encoding DUF4868 domain-containing protein is translated as MIEDEFNFQDIQGVNFAVALRDNGNRYFVPTDGPIKNALKDVLGATVAAFEQLDGDWELHDISEDYGERRPVYAPRDTDYLADLSAIFDSGDLDDLANAHQHVPDIDYYFGVFHDSQDRKAVGIKKGTQLKGTLGARNKLMRLSDDTLQMIEDDVLKLDREFDAIITEQHVFMLKVRSVEYLANIVERVAGAAAQKVQQIHNAVVFLDFTRIQADIANHPKMARLAASIAARNDLALIRRDRVEELAAHHGLVLKEVEGRLQCRRQDEAKLLEILDARRYQLDLTATGPVPYRATGRQRVTA
- a CDS encoding LysR substrate-binding domain-containing protein; its protein translation is MYYSQLRAFHAVATQGGFSKAAEHLHLTQPTLSDQVRKLEKDFDILLFNRTSRSVALTDAGRHLLAITNRMFECEGEALEYLKESQNLLVGSLTLSADAPFHVLRIVRAFRNRYPGVTVNLKIGNSEDILNQLYDFDADVGVFSHVPDDARLKVLSLRDDPLVAVINRDHPWAGRGAVKFKELAGEPLVLRERGSTTRRLVEQEFARLELQMGTVMEVEGRESIREAVATGNGIGFVSKPEFGFDSRLVMIELKDCKLPMHEYMVCLENRAETRVVRAFWELAVTERD